In the Geobacter sp. FeAm09 genome, one interval contains:
- a CDS encoding HyaD/HybD family hydrogenase maturation endopeptidase — protein MKTLIFGAGNLLFSDEGFGVHFIQYLQKHYTFPADVTLYDGGTLGIMVSHMLEDADQVFLVDTIEAKGEPGDVYRYEKDDFMLGKLPIKMSPHQIGIQEVLALSEIRDRCPKKITLFGIIPTTYDTGAELSPLLAGKLPGLAELVVAEIAASGTPVEKR, from the coding sequence ATGAAAACTCTTATCTTCGGCGCCGGCAACCTGCTCTTCTCCGATGAAGGCTTTGGGGTCCACTTTATTCAGTACCTGCAGAAGCACTACACCTTTCCCGCCGACGTCACCCTGTACGACGGCGGTACCCTCGGCATCATGGTCTCCCATATGCTGGAGGACGCCGACCAGGTCTTTCTGGTGGATACCATCGAGGCCAAGGGCGAGCCGGGAGACGTCTATCGCTACGAGAAGGACGACTTTATGCTGGGCAAGCTGCCCATCAAGATGTCGCCCCACCAGATCGGCATCCAGGAGGTGCTGGCACTCTCCGAGATCCGCGATCGCTGCCCCAAGAAGATCACCCTGTTCGGCATCATCCCCACTACCTATGACACGGGAGCCGAGCTGTCGCCCCTGCTGGCCGGCAAGCTTCCGGGACTGGCCGAACTGGTGGTCGCCGAGATTGCGGCCTCAGGCACCCCCGTTGAAAAGCGTTGA
- a CDS encoding nickel-dependent hydrogenase large subunit — MARITLDPITRIEGHLRIDAEVNGGVVTNAWSSAQMWRGIETILKDRPPQDAWIYAQRFCGVCTTVHAISSIRSVEHALKVDVPLNAQYIRNIIMAQHSVQDHIVHFYHLSALDWVDVVSALKADPKKTAQLAQSISNWPGNSETEFKAVQQKLKSFVETGRLGIFASGYWGHPAMKLPPEANLMAVAHYLSALDYQRKAAQAIAILGGKNPHIQNLCVGGVATAINMENLATLNMEKIAALKTLMAETREFVQQVYYPDMVAIASIYKDWFKYGRGVVNYLAVPEMPEDTKNTKFALPGAIISGGDIKKARIVTNHQDLDLIANIKENVSHAWYEGNGTLHPWDGETKPSYTEFQDNGKYTWCKAPRLDGKPVQVGPPAQLFAAYAGGNEKVRKLVDASCAKIGVGVNDLHSTMGRLGARAIRAHLMADYSLEFLDKLVENVGKGDKVYANPTEIPKGEYKGVGFHEAPRGTLSHWIVIENRKIKNYQAVVPSTWNASPRDDKGVLGPYEASLVGNPVAQADKPLEVLRTIHSFDPCIACAVHTIDPEGKEITNVKVM, encoded by the coding sequence ATGGCCCGCATTACCCTTGACCCGATCACCCGCATCGAAGGTCACCTGAGAATTGATGCAGAAGTAAACGGTGGCGTTGTCACCAACGCCTGGTCGTCCGCCCAGATGTGGCGCGGCATCGAAACCATCCTGAAAGACCGTCCCCCCCAGGATGCCTGGATCTACGCCCAGCGTTTCTGCGGCGTGTGCACCACGGTCCACGCCATCTCCTCGATCCGTTCGGTGGAACACGCCCTCAAGGTCGATGTCCCGCTGAACGCCCAGTACATCAGGAACATCATCATGGCCCAGCATTCGGTGCAGGACCATATCGTCCACTTCTACCACCTGTCCGCCCTGGACTGGGTGGATGTGGTCTCGGCCCTCAAGGCCGACCCCAAGAAGACCGCGCAACTGGCCCAGTCCATCTCCAACTGGCCGGGCAACAGCGAAACCGAATTCAAGGCTGTCCAGCAGAAGCTGAAATCCTTCGTGGAAACCGGCCGCCTCGGCATCTTCGCCTCCGGCTACTGGGGCCACCCGGCCATGAAACTGCCGCCCGAAGCCAACCTCATGGCGGTTGCCCATTATCTCAGCGCCCTTGACTACCAGCGCAAGGCAGCCCAGGCGATTGCCATCCTGGGGGGCAAGAACCCCCACATCCAGAACCTGTGCGTCGGCGGCGTCGCTACCGCCATCAACATGGAAAACCTGGCCACCCTCAACATGGAGAAGATCGCCGCCCTGAAGACCCTGATGGCGGAGACCCGCGAATTCGTCCAGCAGGTCTACTATCCGGACATGGTGGCCATCGCCTCCATCTACAAGGACTGGTTCAAATACGGCCGCGGCGTGGTCAACTACCTGGCCGTGCCGGAGATGCCCGAAGACACCAAGAACACCAAGTTCGCCCTGCCGGGTGCCATCATCAGCGGCGGCGACATCAAGAAGGCCCGCATCGTCACCAACCACCAGGACCTGGACCTGATCGCCAACATCAAGGAAAACGTGTCCCACGCCTGGTACGAAGGAAACGGCACCCTGCACCCCTGGGACGGCGAAACCAAACCGAGCTACACCGAATTCCAGGACAACGGCAAATACACCTGGTGCAAGGCTCCCCGCCTGGACGGCAAACCGGTCCAGGTCGGTCCGCCGGCACAACTGTTTGCCGCCTATGCCGGCGGCAACGAAAAGGTCCGGAAGCTGGTTGACGCAAGCTGCGCCAAAATCGGCGTCGGCGTGAACGACCTGCACTCCACCATGGGCCGTCTCGGCGCCCGCGCCATCCGCGCCCACCTGATGGCCGACTACTCCCTGGAGTTCCTCGACAAACTGGTGGAAAACGTGGGCAAAGGCGACAAGGTCTACGCCAACCCCACCGAGATCCCCAAGGGGGAATACAAGGGCGTCGGCTTCCACGAAGCACCGCGCGGCACCCTGTCCCACTGGATCGTGATCGAAAACCGCAAGATCAAGAACTACCAGGCTGTCGTTCCCTCCACCTGGAACGCCTCGCCGCGCGACGACAAGGGCGTGCTCGGCCCGTACGAAGCGTCCCTGGTCGGCAACCCCGTGGCACAGGCCGACAAGCCGCTGGAAGTGCTGCGGACCATCCACTCCTTCGACCCCTGCATCGCCTGCGCGGTGCATACCATCGATCCGGAAGGGAAAGAGATCACGAACGTCAAGGTAATGTAG
- the hybB gene encoding Ni/Fe-hydrogenase cytochrome b subunit — MGHDEYQVHEAKILTPSFIVLLTLTLIGFALIALRFIKGIGAVSNMSDGYPWGIWITYDVATGTAIACGGYAMAILIYIRNRMHYHPMIRSAILTSMFGYGLAGFSVMVDVGRPWNAYNFFVPSKWQVNSAMFEVAVCVMAYTTVLIMEFLPAILTTLEKTEWKTLQHMLDLIYGRLGMERPERIGDRLDKVKELAAWARPRLDKVLIFIIVLGITLPTMHQSSLGSLLLIASTKLHPLWHTGFLPLLFLINCMYIGYSIAILESVISCYAFKRPFETKELSGLARIIPFLTVIWLCVVIGDLAWRGQLGKALSFDFYSCFFLLEFCLIASGSLILFSKRRRESIRWLFSSAALIVLGGALYRFNVYLIGFNPGKGWHYFPSLAELMITVGIVAFEILGYQVLVKILPVLPKLHTRDQHTAAHPMGEKA, encoded by the coding sequence ATGGGACACGATGAGTACCAGGTACATGAAGCGAAGATCTTGACCCCCTCGTTCATAGTTCTTCTGACCCTGACCCTGATCGGGTTCGCCCTGATCGCACTCCGTTTCATCAAGGGGATCGGCGCCGTATCCAACATGAGCGACGGCTACCCCTGGGGCATCTGGATCACCTACGACGTCGCCACCGGCACGGCCATCGCCTGCGGCGGCTACGCCATGGCGATCCTGATCTACATCCGCAACCGCATGCACTACCACCCCATGATCCGTTCCGCCATCCTGACCAGTATGTTCGGATACGGGCTGGCCGGCTTTTCGGTCATGGTGGACGTGGGACGTCCCTGGAACGCCTACAACTTCTTCGTTCCGTCCAAATGGCAGGTAAACTCCGCCATGTTCGAAGTCGCCGTCTGCGTCATGGCCTACACCACGGTTCTGATCATGGAGTTCCTGCCCGCCATCCTGACGACGCTGGAAAAAACCGAATGGAAGACCTTGCAGCATATGCTGGATCTGATCTACGGCCGTCTCGGCATGGAACGCCCCGAACGGATCGGCGACCGGCTCGACAAGGTCAAGGAACTGGCGGCCTGGGCCCGTCCCCGGCTTGACAAGGTTCTGATCTTCATCATCGTCCTGGGCATCACCCTGCCGACCATGCACCAGTCGTCCCTGGGCTCGCTCCTTCTGATCGCATCGACCAAGCTGCACCCGCTGTGGCATACCGGCTTCCTGCCGCTGCTGTTTCTGATCAACTGCATGTATATCGGCTACTCCATCGCCATCCTGGAGTCGGTCATCTCGTGCTACGCCTTCAAACGGCCCTTCGAAACCAAGGAGCTTTCCGGGCTGGCACGCATCATCCCCTTTCTGACGGTCATCTGGCTCTGCGTCGTCATCGGCGACCTGGCCTGGCGCGGGCAACTGGGCAAGGCGCTTTCCTTCGACTTCTACTCCTGCTTCTTCCTGCTCGAGTTCTGCCTGATCGCCAGCGGTTCCCTGATTCTGTTCAGCAAGCGCCGGAGGGAGTCCATCCGCTGGCTGTTCAGCTCCGCCGCCCTGATCGTGCTGGGCGGGGCGCTGTACCGCTTCAACGTCTACCTGATCGGCTTCAACCCCGGCAAGGGGTGGCACTACTTCCCCTCCCTGGCCGAGTTGATGATCACGGTCGGCATCGTCGCCTTCGAGATTCTGGGCTACCAGGTGCTGGTCAAGATACTGCCGGTCCTGCCGAAGCTGCACACCCGTGATCAGCACACGGCGGCCCACCCCATGGGAGAAAAGGCGTAA
- the hybA gene encoding hydrogenase 2 operon protein HybA, whose product MGKPSRRQFLKIMGATGAALLAGKQAKANEGHKINNETIGMLYDATKCVGCKACMSACKRVNGDYGSLSYERAKFDTDGLWDAPEDLSGSTRTLIKLFKQSEQEWSYVKYSCMHCQKPSCVSVCPVAAMTRDPETGIVDYNKNTCIGCRYCQVACAFNIPKFQWDRALPQIVKCDLCKNTNLPKKGISACAEVCPAGAIMFGKRKDLLEEAEKRLRENPGKYINHIYGANELGGTNHIYLASMQFNKLGLPTLKDAAPAEFSEKIQHTIYKGFIAPVALYSTLCFIALKNMKKHGGEEGGHDTNTDKGGHH is encoded by the coding sequence ATGGGAAAACCGAGTAGACGCCAGTTCCTCAAGATCATGGGCGCCACCGGCGCAGCCCTCTTGGCCGGCAAACAGGCAAAGGCCAATGAGGGGCACAAGATCAACAATGAAACCATCGGCATGCTGTACGACGCCACCAAGTGCGTCGGCTGCAAGGCCTGCATGTCCGCCTGCAAGCGGGTTAACGGCGATTACGGCAGCCTCTCCTACGAGCGCGCCAAATTCGATACCGACGGTCTGTGGGATGCCCCCGAAGACCTGTCGGGCAGCACCCGCACCCTGATCAAGCTCTTCAAGCAGTCCGAACAGGAGTGGTCCTACGTCAAATACTCCTGCATGCACTGCCAGAAGCCGTCCTGCGTTTCGGTCTGCCCGGTTGCCGCCATGACGCGCGACCCGGAAACCGGCATCGTGGACTACAACAAGAATACCTGTATCGGCTGCCGCTACTGTCAGGTGGCCTGCGCCTTCAACATCCCCAAGTTCCAGTGGGACCGCGCACTCCCCCAGATCGTCAAATGCGACCTGTGCAAGAACACCAACCTGCCGAAGAAAGGCATCAGCGCCTGCGCCGAAGTCTGTCCGGCCGGTGCGATCATGTTCGGCAAACGCAAGGACCTCCTGGAAGAGGCGGAAAAACGGCTGCGGGAGAATCCGGGCAAGTACATCAACCACATTTATGGCGCAAACGAACTCGGCGGCACCAACCACATCTATCTCGCCAGCATGCAGTTCAACAAACTGGGCCTGCCGACGCTCAAGGATGCGGCGCCCGCCGAATTTTCGGAAAAGATCCAGCACACCATCTACAAGGGTTTCATCGCCCCGGTGGCGCTCTACAGCACGCTCTGCTTCATCGCGTTGAAAAACATGAAGAAACACGGCGGCGAAGAGGGCGGGCATGACACCAATACCGACAAGGGGGGCCATCACTGA